A window from Enterocloster bolteae encodes these proteins:
- a CDS encoding class I SAM-dependent methyltransferase → MKTEELRKIWKAEEALAHIHGWDFSHIDSRYREEGSLPWDYRKIILSHLGDRDYLLDMDTGGGEFLLSLGHPYSRTSATEAYPPNAELCRRLLAPLGIDFREAPGNQTLPFADSCFDMVINRHGNYDAGEVNRILKPGGIFITQQVGEDNDRELVELLLPGTPKPFPGMNLKEQSKKLKESGFDILEQGEAFCPIRFFDVGALVWFAKIIEWEFPGFCVDGCLDRLAAAQGLLESGGSIEGTIHRYMMTARKREPVYLEPMY, encoded by the coding sequence ATGAAGACAGAGGAATTAAGAAAGATATGGAAAGCCGAGGAGGCTTTGGCACACATCCACGGGTGGGATTTTTCACACATTGACAGCAGGTACAGGGAGGAAGGAAGCCTGCCCTGGGATTACAGGAAAATTATCCTGTCCCATCTTGGGGACAGGGATTATCTTTTGGACATGGACACAGGGGGAGGCGAATTCCTGCTCTCACTGGGCCATCCATACTCCAGAACCAGCGCCACAGAGGCATATCCTCCCAATGCAGAGCTGTGCCGGAGGCTTCTGGCGCCCCTGGGAATTGATTTCAGGGAGGCGCCGGGGAATCAGACGCTGCCCTTTGCGGACAGCTGTTTTGACATGGTAATAAATCGTCATGGAAATTATGATGCGGGGGAAGTGAACCGTATCCTGAAACCGGGCGGCATTTTCATAACCCAGCAGGTGGGGGAGGACAATGACAGGGAATTGGTGGAGCTGCTTTTGCCCGGTACGCCAAAACCTTTCCCGGGAATGAATCTGAAGGAGCAGTCCAAAAAGCTTAAGGAGTCCGGGTTTGATATTCTGGAGCAAGGTGAAGCCTTCTGTCCCATACGCTTTTTTGACGTAGGGGCGCTTGTATGGTTTGCCAAAATCATTGAGTGGGAATTCCCCGGCTTCTGTGTGGATGGCTGTCTGGACAGACTGGCTGCCGCCCAGGGCCTTTTGGAGTCCGGGGGCTCCATTGAGGGGACCATCCACCGCTATATGATGACTGCCAGGAAGAGGGAACCCGTGTATTTGGAACCCATGTATTAA
- a CDS encoding MFS transporter, with amino-acid sequence MMANSPISGNRDFRLMVIGQIISILGSALLRFALSLYVLDITGRADIYAALYAFSNIPLLISPVGGAVADRFNRRNLMVLFDFTSGIIISLYYVSLRLGGTSIFLTGAVLILLSVISSMYGPAVTASIPLLVKEEHLEGANGLVNGVQALSNVAAPLIGGMFYGIFGVKALVCVSGTAFICSAVLELFIHIPFRKREFTMPVIPTIAADLKEGFSYVGRNPLILRSMILASLLNLVLTPFFVVGGPVILRTAMKSTDAMYGIGMGTINLATILGALSMGAAAKKMRMENLHRLLAAIALLFLPMALSVTPAWISRGFYPSYLMFLACAVPIAMIMTIISIFVITKVQKETPNENLGKVMAIITAVSQCAAPLGQLVCGFIFQTFPARIYLPALFTCIAMAVISLAARKLWSETAVS; translated from the coding sequence ATGATGGCAAATAGTCCCATATCGGGAAACAGGGATTTCCGCCTCATGGTAATCGGGCAGATTATATCCATACTGGGATCTGCCCTGCTGCGGTTTGCCCTGTCCCTCTATGTACTGGACATTACGGGAAGGGCGGACATCTACGCCGCCCTGTATGCATTCTCCAATATTCCTCTTCTGATTTCCCCTGTAGGCGGAGCTGTTGCCGACCGTTTTAACAGGCGCAATCTGATGGTGCTCTTCGACTTTACCAGCGGTATAATCATATCTCTGTACTATGTAAGCCTCCGTCTGGGGGGGACTTCCATCTTTCTTACAGGCGCTGTCCTGATACTGCTCTCTGTCATCAGTTCCATGTATGGACCGGCGGTGACGGCCAGCATTCCCCTTTTGGTGAAGGAGGAACATCTGGAGGGAGCAAACGGCCTTGTAAACGGGGTCCAGGCCCTCTCCAATGTGGCGGCCCCGCTGATTGGCGGAATGTTCTACGGCATATTCGGGGTCAAAGCCCTGGTGTGCGTCAGCGGAACCGCATTTATCTGTTCCGCTGTACTGGAGCTGTTCATCCATATTCCTTTCCGCAAACGCGAATTCACCATGCCCGTTATTCCCACCATTGCGGCCGACTTAAAGGAAGGCTTTTCCTATGTCGGCCGAAATCCTCTCATACTGCGCTCCATGATTCTGGCTTCCCTGCTGAATCTGGTTCTGACCCCGTTTTTTGTGGTGGGAGGGCCTGTCATTTTAAGGACAGCCATGAAAAGCACGGACGCCATGTACGGAATCGGCATGGGAACCATCAATCTGGCTACTATATTAGGCGCCCTGTCCATGGGCGCTGCCGCTAAAAAGATGCGCATGGAAAACCTGCACCGCCTTCTGGCAGCCATCGCCCTTCTGTTCCTTCCCATGGCACTGTCCGTAACCCCTGCATGGATCAGCCGCGGTTTTTATCCGTCCTATCTGATGTTCCTGGCCTGCGCTGTCCCCATTGCCATGATTATGACCATCATTTCCATCTTCGTTATCACAAAGGTCCAGAAGGAGACTCCCAACGAAAATCTTGGAAAGGTGATGGCCATTATCACGGCAGTGTCACAGTGCGCGGCTCCCCTGGGCCAATTGGTCTGCGGATTTATCTTCCAGACCTTCCCGGCAAGGATTTACCTTCCTGCCCTTTTCACCTGCATTGCCATGGCGGTGATTTCCCTGGCCGCCAGGAAGTTGTGGTCAGAAACCGCCGTATCTTAA
- a CDS encoding TetR/AcrR family transcriptional regulator, translating to MTRIIKEADERRNEILDAAETLITEKGYSKTTIIDILNQVGIAKGTFYYYFKSKEEVMDAIIERFIEQDVQKARLIAMDKSISPVRKICRIIAAGQPRTDGPKDRMIEEFHLPANALMHEKSIVRSILALSPILGEIASQGVKERLFSTEHPLEAMQILLVSGQILFDSSMFTWTPCEMEQKINGFIEAMEAVLGAEKGTFEPMKQILAAGSGCILQESESRRDE from the coding sequence GAAATGAAATTCTGGACGCCGCTGAGACGCTTATTACAGAAAAAGGGTACTCAAAAACCACCATTATTGATATCTTGAATCAGGTAGGTATTGCAAAGGGTACTTTTTATTATTATTTTAAATCCAAGGAAGAGGTGATGGATGCCATCATAGAACGTTTCATTGAACAGGACGTACAAAAGGCCCGGCTGATAGCCATGGATAAGAGTATATCACCGGTCCGGAAAATATGCCGGATCATAGCTGCCGGACAGCCCCGGACAGATGGCCCTAAAGACAGGATGATTGAGGAGTTCCATCTGCCGGCCAATGCCCTGATGCACGAAAAAAGCATTGTGCGCTCGATTCTGGCCCTCTCCCCCATCCTGGGCGAGATCGCTTCCCAGGGAGTGAAGGAGCGCCTGTTCTCCACAGAGCATCCACTGGAAGCCATGCAGATACTGTTGGTTTCCGGGCAGATATTGTTTGATTCCTCTATGTTTACATGGACACCTTGTGAGATGGAACAAAAGATAAACGGATTCATAGAAGCCATGGAAGCTGTACTGGGCGCTGAAAAAGGAACCTTTGAACCCATGAAACAGATTTTGGCCGCGGGAAGCGGATGTATTTTACAGGAATCAGAATCACGGAGGGATGAATGA